One genomic region from Saprospiraceae bacterium encodes:
- a CDS encoding FKBP-type peptidyl-prolyl cis-trans isomerase, with the protein METPSNTPSTAPAAATQAPEADIWASELGAKLKSGLIASPVTQADKDQNILLEYAAKNNLDVTRTASGLYYVVEKEGSGTPPTIKDRASVHYRGYFLDGREFDSSYKRNAPYDTELTAVIKGWTEALQLMKPGAKLKILVPSGLAYGERGFPGAIPPNSVMAFDMELVKVLK; encoded by the coding sequence ATGGAAACTCCATCCAATACTCCTTCTACTGCTCCTGCTGCGGCCACTCAGGCTCCTGAAGCGGATATATGGGCCAGCGAATTAGGTGCTAAATTAAAATCGGGATTGATCGCATCTCCTGTTACTCAAGCAGATAAAGATCAGAACATCCTGTTGGAATATGCAGCTAAAAACAACCTGGATGTGACGAGGACAGCCTCAGGATTGTATTATGTGGTGGAGAAAGAGGGTAGCGGTACCCCACCGACCATCAAAGACAGAGCTTCTGTTCATTATCGTGGGTATTTTCTCGATGGCAGAGAATTTGACTCTTCCTATAAAAGAAATGCTCCTTATGATACTGAACTCACTGCAGTCATCAAAGGTTGGACTGAGGCCCTTCAATTGATGAAGCCGGGTGCAAAATTGAAAATATTGGTACCATCCGGTCTTGCCTATGGCGAAAGAGGTTTTCCTGGAGCTATTCCGCCCAATTCCGTAATGGCGTTTGATATGGAACTTGTCAAAGTATTGAAATAA
- a CDS encoding D-2-hydroxyacid dehydrogenase, which produces MHKRVLANDGIEIDGKLALEAAGFEVVTAKVDQADLVQALKDYEILIVRSATKVRKELIDACPNIKIVARGGVGMDNIDVEYARSKGIQVINTPNASSRAVAELALAHMFSLSRMLQLSNDQMRKDGADFGALKKKYSAGTQLAGKTLGIIGFGRIGQELAKMALGIGMKVVAVDPLISSATLKISIGSHEMSLELPTSSMETLLTESDYISLHVPSSQKPILGKEEMAKMKKGACIINTARGGVIDEEALVESLQSGHLGGAGVDAFINEPTPSAAILSNPLISVSPHIGGSTAEAQSAIGLELAEKITAAYK; this is translated from the coding sequence ATGCATAAAAGAGTATTAGCCAATGATGGCATAGAGATTGATGGCAAGTTGGCTTTGGAAGCAGCAGGTTTTGAAGTCGTGACAGCTAAGGTAGATCAAGCAGACCTTGTTCAGGCTTTAAAGGATTACGAAATTCTTATCGTACGCAGTGCTACCAAAGTAAGAAAAGAACTTATAGACGCTTGTCCCAATATCAAGATCGTCGCTCGTGGAGGTGTAGGAATGGACAATATAGATGTTGAGTATGCCCGTAGCAAAGGTATCCAGGTCATCAATACTCCTAATGCCTCCTCCAGGGCTGTAGCGGAATTGGCTTTGGCGCATATGTTTTCCCTGAGCAGAATGTTACAGCTGTCAAATGACCAAATGAGAAAAGATGGTGCTGATTTTGGGGCTTTAAAGAAAAAATATTCAGCTGGCACTCAATTGGCTGGCAAAACATTAGGTATCATTGGCTTTGGCAGGATAGGACAGGAATTGGCCAAAATGGCCCTGGGAATAGGGATGAAGGTCGTTGCAGTAGACCCATTGATTTCGTCTGCAACTTTAAAAATATCCATAGGCAGCCATGAAATGTCACTTGAATTACCTACCTCCTCTATGGAAACCTTGCTGACTGAGTCAGATTATATTTCTTTGCACGTACCTTCCAGTCAAAAGCCAATATTAGGCAAAGAAGAAATGGCCAAAATGAAAAAAGGTGCCTGTATCATCAACACAGCCCGCGGTGGAGTGATCGATGAAGAGGCATTGGTTGAATCCCTACAATCGGGCCATTTAGGCGGGGCGGGTGTGGACGCATTTATCAATGAGCCTACTCCTAGTGCGGCTATATTGTCTAATCCACTTATCTCAGTCAGCCCTCATATCGGTGGCTCAACCGCTGAAGCGCAGTCTGCTATCGGCTTGGAATTGGCTGAAAAGATTACTGCTGCTTACAAATAA
- the trxA gene encoding thioredoxin: MQFIQLIAQDIPVIIDFHAEWCGPCKMMAPMLEKVKEEFDDKIKIYKIDIDKNRTLADKYQVQAVPTLMIFRKGKLQWRVSGVPSMHELKTHINSSIGQPV, from the coding sequence ATGCAATTCATACAATTAATCGCTCAGGACATTCCTGTCATCATCGACTTTCATGCTGAATGGTGTGGTCCTTGTAAAATGATGGCGCCCATGCTTGAGAAAGTCAAAGAAGAATTTGACGATAAGATCAAGATATATAAGATCGACATCGACAAAAACCGAACGCTGGCTGATAAATATCAGGTGCAGGCGGTCCCTACCCTCATGATCTTTCGCAAAGGAAAATTACAATGGAGAGTGTCGGGAGTTCCATCCATGCATGAGTTAAAAACACATATCAATAGTTCGATAGGACAGCCGGTCTAA